From the Lytechinus variegatus isolate NC3 chromosome 5, Lvar_3.0, whole genome shotgun sequence genome, the window GTGGGCGGAGCTTATCACAGATTTTGGTGCTAAATACAAATGGGTTCAGGTAAGagtcctttttcttttcttggtaTTGCACGCtccaaaatatattcaaatttcaccaaccaagaaataaagtaatttatatttttcatttgtttccaGGTTTCAGATGAAATTAAAATCTTTTTATgctgaatatatacatgtaaaaaacaaatttcaacaGATGCATAGTAGCAGgtattatttcttgtatttgtGTAATTCTAAATTTGATATATAAGGGATAGGTTTTTCTTTGTCTTCATACTGTACTTCTATAAATCGTTGTATAATTTGTCTGGAAATACATTTCAccttcataataatgataataatacagagtgatatagttacatttatatagcgctttattatgttaccaagtgcttacattgcaattattattacctcggTTATCAGATCTTGGAATTCCCACCCACAATGTATGCGCATTATTTCTACTCTCTGGGGAGCTACTCATCCCCCCCTCTATCTCTGCCTCCATCATTGTctatctcttttattttaatctgTCTATCTACAgatctttgaaaacaaaggagCTGTGATGGGATGCTCTAATCCTCACCCTCATTGTCAGGTATGTTGTCTTAGTATCGGAAAGCTCCTTAggaataatatatttttcaatattttgttttttcatttcatataaacatttattttcttccatttcacaaatttcttcaattttataaacattaattcatatgaaataaaaacaatttcatttgaCATTATGATGCATAAGCCGACAGTAGTCCATCCATGTCCACCAATTTGAGGAGAGTACAGAATGCAGACCAATCACATTGACAGCAGTTTTCATAAGAATCTGAAGTAAATTCTAATGTTCAAATGTGTTTGCTCACTTGGTGTTTGAAAATTAAGACACCTGAACTTTCATAACACAGTGTTTATTTGTTCAGTATTTTGTTGTTCatttgcttcattttttttgaattcctttttaaattttttatttatttcatatttaattttttggggggaggggttggtgctcttattttcattttttggttttattgttgtttgcagggggagggggtggggtagTGCAGGAACATATAAAGGGGTAAGAGCGTTCCACATTTTAATAGCTAGGATAGCATTAGGATAGTTCTGTCCAATGTAGCTGTTTTAACAAGTGCAGTGGTGATAGTATTTTCAGGAAGTTTTTCTACAGATTTCGCTCATACTTCTTTGCACATAGCAGAGATGGTCTCATAGCAGACCATTCAATCAAGGCATAGAGCCGCACATTGTGCCTTTAATAGCATAATGAGAAACGTCATGCAAATAAAGAGCGAAATGAACAAAAACTGTTCATGCAGCAACCATAGATTTAAAGTAAAGAATTTGAAACTGACATGACTGCATACCGAGTCACATCTGTAAATTATGTATAGTGACTGATGTTTACTAAAATCATGATGCATCACTTATGCAACAAGGAGAATAAACTGAAGCTAAGTGAAATCTCCATTAGTGACCACAGTATATGCATTTCTTTACATCAGTATGATTTTCTGGTGGTGTCTTTTTTATCCAGATGTGGGCGAGTAACTTCATGCCCAATGAGCCGAGGATAAAGGACGTTTATCAGAGGGATTATCTAAAGGAACATGGGACACCACTTCTGCTGGATTATGTCAAATTAGAGGCAGAAAAGAAGGTAGATATAGACCTTTGAACTTTTGATTTCAAAATCTAATCAGGGCCCTTTTGCAGTTACCATTGTGGTAACTTTGACGTCCTATTGTAATTTCTGGTAGATTCCTAGATTTTGACTGGCTGTTTGACATTACTACCTTAGTAGTTACTATTGGATGGCAAAGATACCGTATTAGtgtttaattataattattattaattcaccaaaattcatattttgtaatttctctttcttctcatttcaGGACTCAAATTATTCTTTTCTTGACAGCTTTTTACATCAGGATAAGAATGATTTTAATTGATGAATAAGTTGGCACTTCATAAAAGTATGGACTAAGTTaacccggtgggtgtttcataaagctgtttgtaaagttacgcacaactttatgcacgactgggacatgttcttaggtcataaatcaattatactgggatatcatttagcacaggaaaggatcaccagtcttgcgtaaagtcattcgtatcttatgaacagctttatgaaacgcccacccggtgtggtgtttcataaagctgtttgtaaagttacgcacatCTTTACACACAACTGAAACCTGTTCTCAGGTGCtaaatcaattacatagggatatcattacacacaagaaagggtcaccagtcaagCGTAATGTCATTTTTAACCttatacaaacagctttatgaaacgggccccaggtttgACTAACCAATGGCTATCATAATACCACCGTAtgtgtttatttcattatcaagaagaaacagaaaataatttctttgactcATTTTCATTCGCAGGAGAGGATAGTAGTTGAAAACCAGACATGGATGGCTGTCGTACCTTACTGGGCTACATGGCCGTATGAGACAATGCTGTTACCACGGCGACATGTCCTCCGACTGCCAGACCTGACTAATGAGGAGAGGAATGGTATGTACAAGTCCAACTCGGgaagaagttgatttgaaatcagacaagcataccACTCAGAATTTCATAAAAGTCGGATATAGAATAAGAACGATttgtccatttttttcaaaacacctgtatgcacatcctggttggtatgcaaatgaaggaacTAATGAAAGAGTCACGTTTCATGAAAGAGTTCTTCTactttcctccattttttttcttttcagatcTGGCAGACATCACAAAGCGTCTGCTCATCAAATATGACAATCTCTTTGAGACCAATTTCCCGTACTCCATGGGCTGGCATGGTATGTAAAATGAATGCAGTATGATATTTCAGTGTGAGAATAATTACTGATAGATGATTTTGATTATTCAATTGGTCTGCAAGTACATGAAGTTGGCGTACTCAGGGTGcgacataactttttagaaacGCTTGCCCAGTCAGGCAAGTAGATTTTTTAATAGTTGGAATATAAAtgccaaaaatctatttcacttggccgaaaaaatccttgaaaaaaagtttctcttcaaaagaaaattttgcggttttataaaccattgacctttttctctcttttgacatgagttattgtatttatttttccaaAGTAATTTTTATCTTGcttgccatgaccaaaattatggTCAACATATCATTTCGatcctaattttggtcattctactgtgagaattttgctttctGTGTGaccaagtagttttggtctttacttcaaaacacttgcctgactctaacttttacttgcccagGGCAATCGGGCAattgcttatgtagcaccctggcgTACTTCTCGGATTGTCTAATAACGCATGGCTAAACCCGTCTGGTGTACTATCAGTTTATGTTGCACTCtctcaaataaaaatttgattcaTAAACAGGCCATCTAATCACAAAGAGTAGTGTTAGTAAAACCAAGTGGATATTGAACAAAAGTGAAATTGCAATActgaaaattaaacaaagtgGTTAGAACACCAATTGGTTTTAGATGTCCTAGGATTGGACCATGCGGGATGAGACCAAATAGAAATAGGACAAAATAGGTGTccaccaattattattattattacttattatttgtactgcaCTTTTCCCAATAGGCCCAAAGTGCTTATGATGAATTAATTCAATgtaatattttagaaattacAAAGTACGAAAGAGATGAGTTTTTGATgactttttgaaaattgctgATGTTGGAGACTGTCTAGTTATAAGTGGCAGGTcgttccaggattttgaagccgacacCGTAAAATTTCTGTCACTAGCTAATGTAcgagttaatgaatatgtgaggTGAAGGTGATCACTGGCCGACCTAAGTGCTCTAAGTGCAGCAATTTACGAATTAGACGACCTTTAGTTGGTTGGTTCATGTATAATGATATTCAGCACTCACCTTGCAATATTCAGTCAACTGaatgcaatatacaaaatataccaTGACAGAACAATCAATACTATATTATCTTacaacaaaatatcaaagtatAGCTGATATTAAAGTTAATCTGATGTCACATGAAGGGGCAAACATGTTCATCGACTGCTAACTGCTACATGTCTTTGTTGGTCGATGTGGACAAACGCCGCTGCAAGTGTCTTTTACAGCGTTAGATATAGTGATATCAAAGTATGGTCATTTCAGAGTTTTGTTCCtatatttctaaattttatttcttgttcagCATACACTTTACCCTTTAAAAAGTTACAACTTCCTGAGAAGATGAATTAAGTTACCTTCATGATTACAATATTGTACAATGATAATGAATTtgttaatttgaaattgataaatgtGTTATATTATGTTCAAATGGCACATTGTGCTTGATGTGACATTTATCCTAAATATCAGTTGGGATCCCCcttgaaaattgaattattttaggATGCAAAACGGCTAATTGTAATACCTCCTTGATTCCTAATTGCAATACAGGTGCTCCAACAGGGGAGGATGTCAGTAAAGACAACAGCCATTGGCAGCTCCATGCTCTGTACTACCCCCCTCTTCTACGTTCAGCTACAGTCAAGAAGTTCATGGTTGGATATGAGATGTTGGCCCAAGCACAGAGAGATCTCACGGCTGAACAGGTATGTTATATCAGATTTGAATGTTTGAATCTTGTTAAAAAGTTCAAGAGAGGTTACACAGGTTAATGAGAAACTCCAGCTGTAGTAATGCTCTCAaagtgagtttgaacagaatccaataaaaaaaaaattgtaaataataaaataaaaatatatgtgtCAAATTGCTGTGGAAGAAAatatgtaattgctgagaaattagcaaaataaacaCAGAATTCCATAgaatgttgggtatttttccaagcagtATTAATACAATGTTCCGCATGTGCTTCTCTGCATTTACTGGTCATGGGTGCTATgagttttcagctaagatttcatgactTCACAAATACAATGTACCAAGTAAAGATCTCTGATAATATGGTGGCAATTACCCTTGATTTCAAAGACTTTCTCATtatataattgtttgctgcaattaTATTGATTTACCTTTTATGCCTGCCACAAGCTTTGATAAAAGGTGTTTTATGTGATTTGAATCTAATATTCCAGTGTTTCAGAAGTGCAGGAtccatggattaaaaaaaaaaatcattgaaatgcaAACTGAAAATGCTTTGTTTTTACCATCTTTTGGtgttgtttttatatttctttaaaaaatagggTTAACAATTAACCTGCTTTAGAAATTTAGTACATGGATGTTATACAGCTACAGATGAACATCTTGGAATTTTCAGTCTATTCCATGCTTGAGAATTGGGGTTTATActgtatttacaaaaaaaaactcacatattttatatatttcaagtgTAATCACAATGCCTaccccaacacaacatttttatTTGGTATCCTTTGACTGTGTTAGTGGATACACATTAGTTAAATCTTGTAGTGAATTGGAATAGTGTCATGTACTTTTAGGGGATTTCCCAAAACTTATCAAAAATAGGCTGAAAGCTTTTACTCAGCAAAGATCAGGGCccccattttattttaaaaaaaaataatgaaagcaacTCTTGCTATAATGTCAACTTTCATTGGAAGAACCAATCAGAAAACAGGAATTTTCTGTTGTCATGGGAGTTggcaagagttgctatcatgtcagttgtttatgaaatggGTGTCTGAATGTCCTTGTTTTTTAGTGCGATATGTTTGATGGTCAGTTTGGTGACTGCCCCCCTCTGAAAAATTCTATTAAATTATAACCATCTGTTTTAGACTTCGATGAAAAGATGTATCTATATGCATTTACCTGAGTAAACTGAAATTTGCAGAATGTTGCTGAGGTTCGTCATatcccggtggggtcactcaatatgacttggggaccgcatgaccgttaccaaaatcgcgggaaaaggggtcaatttcacggaacgtccgcggacagaactctcctcgaagtagtgaaaataggggtgctcactgtcctcgatctgatggaaataggggtcaggaaaaaggggagaacgattacgggaagtaaaatccgtcgccgagtcaccagccgcagagggtgcgcgcatcatgctctgtatctttatatggacaactctacatttatttttacaaagaattctacttttcttatttttcaagaaaaataaagttcttttggattattatgacttggctcttggtcatctttaaggactgagcactctgacgcctgtgttgcaatttcctctaatgaggaaagggtgttaaatgccctgtccttgaaatacgttaaataggggtaaatttgcgaaatgggcaaaagtgtccttacaatcttataattaggggtgtttcaaggtaccattttaccgcaattttgtccttgttttgcgtgaaaataggggggtaaatttcacaaaatgtccttgaaattgactgcaatagggggtcacttgcatttgtggtaacggtcatacgtgtccccctctgcggctgagtgaccccaccggggtcATATCAAGGACCCATTTCTTAAAACTTGTAACAGTTTTGCAATAAAAGTTAAAAGCTACAACTAtcatccttcaatctgattggctgaaagtaaatttgttatagatatTGTGCATAATATGTTATAACATGTCTTCATGAAACTGGACCCATATCTggggaacatttcatgaaacaaatagtctGTGATTTTATTATAATCTACTGAAAtctttgcatctgattggctcataaCCAACCAATTAGTGAAAGTTTGCTTCATGGAAACACTCCCCATGTCAGTGTTTATACCACTCAACCCtgacatctctttttttttcttatttctgcTATTCCAGGCTGCTCAGAAGTTAAGGGCACTTCCCGATGTCCATTATAAGTTAAAGGACCAATCGGTCAACAACTCGGACCAATGATAGCCATCCAAGGGACTTCTTGTGCAACTCTTCATTATCCACTTAAGCgttttttcaaagcaatatgGTATTACTAACAAGTGCAATACTTATTGCAGAAAGATTATTGGCATGGCTTGAAAGGGTTCTGTAGTGTTTGGTGACATAGTGTTGAACTTAGGATGTTGCGACCTTGCGACTAAGTCTGCCTAGGTCAGTGTGCTGTATCTGCATGGGTGTTGATATGTTGCTCATCAAATAGGACATGCAATGATAAAAGAGAGGGATTGGAATCTGAGTCAAACTATCAGAAAATGTTTTAGGCTTCAAATTGTAGTTGTCTGCATCAAAACCCCAATGTGAGTTAAATGAAGGCTCCATTGCAATATGACAGGGTTTCTTTTTGTTCCTTGTAATTGTACTCCAAATCATATGAGGGTTTAAAATAAGATGACACCATGTGAGACCTTTATAAATATTGAATCAACTGtgatgttttatttgaagtCATTCTGTAAGGTGTGCGGACATAGGGCTTCCCTACATATGAATGAAATCccgaacaataaaaaacacttTATTGTACAAATCCATTATATCAGTTGTTAAAAGGAGTTACGAAGGCAATAATAGGGAGTTTTTGCTTTCATGATGCATGACAGATTCAACAACTTGTTAAAATGCCTGTCCAATACCAATGAagagctgggaggtctttgtcgaaaattggccAACCAGAACAGCAGTTTCCTCTTAAAATTTCTGGGATGATGAAAAATTGCGAGTATGTCGTTTTTCCAGAATCCAGAATTTAACTGCTTTctgattcaccaatttttgacaaacaACTTCTTGGtttgttcattgtcatgaagggaAATTGACAATAGATTTTGTAAGTTTTTTATCCATCATGCTTTCGTGGAAGTGAAAACTCCCTAGTACCTTTAATAGCATcagcaggggcccgttgcagaaagagttgcaatcgatcgcaactctaaaaatcatgcgcaacttgattttcaaccaatcaacagcgcgcatttgggacttgcggttgattttttgacttgcgttttaacgtaactctttctgcaacggaccccaggaaTGATGTTATGAGTTTCTTTGagtttctacatgtacatgactttgaTGGCCTATATCTTTGTATGAACTCATGTATTGCTGCAAAAGTCAAGTTTAGTTTTAATCTCAAAGTACTCTCAGTACTAAATCTGAAAGTTTTAGAGCATATGATATGTCTTAAAGGTGTATAATTTGcaatgttttatatatttttgtaagttATCATATTCACATATTAAACTCCACATAGAACAGGTGTGCGAGTAAATAATAGTGTCAATACTGCCAAAGCTGTGCAGATATGAAACTGCTGAAACAAGTTATATTTTTTTGCCTTCTTTATAAGGAATATTTTCATCagaaacctttttttcaaatgaattacTCATTGTACATTCATTGACTTGGTTACATGCTATATTTTAAACATCTCTGCTCAAGTATAGGCACACAAATGGACTTGATTTCAAGTCAACCGTTTATCCTTTAAAGTCAATCATACGTCTTACAATCAACTGGAAATTTGATTCTGGTCTGTAAAAATAGACTGATTTTgctgtgttatacatgtacatgtcccaACCTATAACcccttctaaaaaaaaaaatttaattcagGTATACTTTCAGAAGTTGATCTTACATTTATAGTACGTCAAATGTTTGCCAAAGTTGACACAAGTTTTAGACAAGATTTTATGCAAAATTTGGCATATACCtcttcaagtttgatttttccaATAAAGttgaatacatgtaggtctctGTGATCCCAATATATTTGAATAGTGCAAAGTTACCTGTACAGATAATATTAactatttacaagaaaatgctgcaattatatttttttctatgaaaaaaaaattacattgagAATTTGTACCAAATTGTATGTTTGTATCACTGAAGTGGAATTATTGGGAAATTAATCTGATGTGAATCCACTGGAATTACTTTTTGTATGTCAAGAATTACTTATCCTAgttgaaactctgaaatttgaAATCGTGGAAGCATCATGGTGCACCGGTTCCGTCTTTCTCCTTGTTATCAGAGAATCCTTTGGCGAGGCGTCAATcttatgtagtatgcctagcaattgaatCTTGAAACTACTATCGGAATGctcctcagggagtggagaaactgcatacattgtgtgcaggCATGCCAAGATCCAATAATGcgataataatatatttgaaagGCGCTATTAAAGAGACATCATTCTTTAATAGGTAAAGCGCTATATAGAagcaaaatattatttacacTCAAGAAGCATGCCGgatgcttctttttcatctcctgattgtgatttcatttttcttatatttttgaaTGCCATTTATTGTGTCTAGCTTTGCTGGAAATTTATTGCATGTAAAATCCCTTTTCATTTGAGCAAGATGTTCAAAATTCCACAATAAAAATACcccaaaacaaatcaaatgaacGATTCTATTCTGCCAAAGAAGAGCATGCACTGCATTTGAGGGATTTTCTTCTGcttttaatgttttcttcagggtttttaaaatttgatattaaattTGATGACACTGATGTGGCTGAAGTGAATTTTTAAGGGTTTTCTCCACTAAAATCATCAAAAACCTATCTTCATCAGTTTCCCCATTGAAATGTTTCATGTGCATGTATAAACCTTATACCTAGTATTACCAGTGTATTAGCTGCATGTATGCCttaccttttgtttttgcttcataTTCAgagttaaaatatatgtattttttttgttttgctgtgTTCTAGTTTTATACTTTTAGACTATCATTTCCATAtaacagtggtgctcaaaagtttgtgaaagtattcaagttctgccatgttttagatatttaaaatttgaagtCGGGTGATAATATATAACATTCAATAATGTTTGTTTCTCTTGGCTCGCTTAACATTGTAATGTTTACATttaacactcagcatgaaggagtgtaTTTTGTGATGTTCActacttttgagcacaactgtatatAGGGTATATTACATGTTATATTCATTTACAGAGGGTGTAACAATCTAAAGATGTACTTGTATGATTCAGTAcaattttctatgttttctATAATGTtctttttccccaattttcacaTGCATGCACCTTCATCATTttagaagcattttgaaatggAATTGGCACCTTATTAATCACATGTATTATCATATCCTTGCTTACATTATCATGACAAACATATCAAATCAACCTTGAACCCTTGCCTTGAGCCCAatcatacattttaaaaaacaaattgagTTTACTAGAGTGAGTATTCATCTCGGCTAATATATGTTTGATTTGGAGTTTGCAAGCCCTTGAATGAATGTGATCAGCTTATTTGTTTAGCATGTTGATTTGTGGAGTAACCTTGTGTTTTGTTAAGCCTTCCATATGTTTGGAAAGACTGAAAGGTGAATACCTGAAGACATTAAGGTTCtgtagatacatgtaccttAATGGATTGACTTGATACAAGGTTATTGGTCATGGTTCAGTcctaaagtgaaaaaaaattcaatta encodes:
- the LOC121416105 gene encoding galactose-1-phosphate uridylyltransferase-like; this translates as MAANKANTPFDFNEHQHIRYNPLKGEWVLVSPHRMKRPWKGQVEKPTEQNIPRHDPKNPLCPGATRAHGDVNPDYQSTFLFENDFPALLQEGAPTPGTNEHHLLKCAPAVGTCQVMCFHPWSDITLPLMSLDQIRTVIDKWAELITDFGAKYKWVQIFENKGAVMGCSNPHPHCQMWASNFMPNEPRIKDVYQRDYLKEHGTPLLLDYVKLEAEKKERIVVENQTWMAVVPYWATWPYETMLLPRRHVLRLPDLTNEERNDLADITKRLLIKYDNLFETNFPYSMGWHGAPTGEDVSKDNSHWQLHALYYPPLLRSATVKKFMVGYEMLAQAQRDLTAEQAAQKLRALPDVHYKLKDQSVNNSDQ